In Saccharomycodes ludwigii strain NBRC 1722 chromosome III, whole genome shotgun sequence, one DNA window encodes the following:
- the KIP3 gene encoding tubulin-dependent ATPase KIP3 (similar to Saccharomyces cerevisiae YGL216W | KIP3 | KInesin related Protein) — protein sequence MSGSQTKQSSIQVVVRVRPFTKSEKQRLISSALDTSNNSNTQRALETNGSTNTKMFKLGDDSISLIDTSLDSGGYSANNKNNGGSESDNLSLLLKLKPAGIRKIVDCVDDKMLIFDPQYENGNKDDINSYTTNNKVTDYNSNVSTIIGPKKRRTSGITNINGNAIKAKNTNKKSSRSLINSNSLLSCYNSNGLSIPRYRNEHRFIFDKLFDESATQQEVYECTTRPLLDSILDGYNCTVFAYGATGCGKTYTVSGDHTNDEDHGIIYKTMEELYCRLEEIKKTKICTITVSYLEIYNESIKDLLAPQTSAKKLVIREDSEQKITVSNLSYHTPETVQDVMDLITFGNQHRATSPTDANQTSSRSHAVLQIHVTQQDRNVSENLTENQLLATLSIIDLAGSERAAATKNRGERLQEGANINKSLLALGNCINALCSSGVPGGTVTHIPYRDSKLTRLLKFSLGGNCKTVMIVCCSPSSEHYDETLNTLKYANRAKEIKTKFIKNQKTLDKHVGSYLKIIQSQRKEIEELRNRDRMNTRLQINKYKIAREKLYMHMFDMLNKLQTNFNTHHKYVSTKFTKSLILCKRRFLQLLSLQIKQITKNNNNNDTLSDSTMQMCQQMEDKFHLKIIELEKQFDQTPDIFDLAIEHLDLQNLQNMESWNETVDMPILETYIKCIRESLGNEILTNSTLIMEELLKNNELVNTLTFSMNLDGNLGSYKDEQLGNILTSLKDIDFIFEKFGENIYDTFTRYQGKVENKEGKSLRWSDNVVEYSNTTFSISTSDKSDGEGDESNLDITMPSRIEEDNNNNRSVTTYDDSASIDEVNNNELNTNINLSMGKQLISDITSLNILGMGDTIQNTGSNPNRLSLTATSILKKK from the coding sequence atgaGCGGTTCACAAACTAAACAATCATCAATTCAAGTTGTTGTAAGGGTACGACCATTTACAAAATctgaaaaacaaagacTAATATCCTCTGCATTAGACACTTCTAACAACAGCAATACACAAAGAGCTTTAGAAACTAATGGTAGTACCAATACTAAAATGTTTAAACTGGGTGATGATTCGATTTCATTGATAGATACATCATTAGATTCTGGGGGGTACAgtgcaaataataaaaataatgggGGATCTGAGTCTGATAatctttctttattattgaaattaaagCCAGCAGGTATTAGGAAAATAGTTGATTGTGTAGACGATAAAATGCTAATATTTGATCCACAATACGAAAATGGTAATAAGGATGATATTAATTCTTATACAACAAACAATAAGGTTACAGATTACAACAGTAATGTTTCCACAATTATAGGtcccaaaaaaagaagaacatCCGgtattactaatattaaCGGCAATGCTATTAAGGctaaaaatactaataagAAAAGCAGCAGATCGCTAATTAATTCCAATTCGTTGCTTTCTTGTTATAACAGCAACGGATTATCGATACCTAGATATAGGAATGAACatagatttatttttgataagtTATTTGATGAATCAGCCACACAACAAGAAGTTTATGAATGTACTACAAGACCTTTACTTGATAGTATTTTAGACGGGTATAATTGTACAGTTTTTGCATATGGGGCCACAGGATGTGGTAAAACCTATACTGTTAGCGGAGATCATACCAATGATGAAGACCATGggataatatataaaacaatgGAGGAATTGTATTGTCGATTGGaagaaatcaaaaaaacaaaaatatgtaCTATAACGGTAAGTTATTTAGAGATCTATAACGAAAGtattaaagatttattagCACCACAAACTAgtgcaaaaaaattagtaatTAGAGAAGATTctgaacaaaaaataacagtTTCCAATTTATCGTATCATACTCCAGAAACGGTGCAAGATGTAATGGATCTAATAACCTTTGGTAACCAGCATAGGGCTACTTCACCTACCGATGCTAATCAAACATCATCCAGATCGCATGCAGTGTTACAAATACATGTTACGCAGCAGGATAGGAATGTTAGTGAAAATTTGACTGAGAACCAATTACTGGCCACGTTATCGATTATTGATTTAGCAGGAAGTGAAAGAGCAGCTGCCACCAAAAATAGAGGTGAAAGACTACAAGAGGGCGCTAACATAAACAAAAGTCTTTTGGCACTAGGTAATTGTATCAATGCGTTGTGTAGTTCAGGAGTGCCTGGTGGTACTGTAACACATATTCCATATAGAGATTCCAAATTGACtagattattaaaattttcattagGTGGCAATTGTAAAACTGTTATGATTGTTTGCTGTTCTCCAAGCAGTGAGCATTATGATGAAACTTTAAACACTTTAAAATATGCCAATAGGGCTAAAGAGATTAAGACTaagtttattaaaaatcaGAAAACGTTGGACAAACATGTTGGATcgtatttgaaaattatccaatcacaaagaaaagagaTTGAAGAATTGAGAAATCGGGATAGGATGAATACTAGGctacaaataaacaagtaTAAAATTGCAAGAGAAAAGCTGTATATGCATATGTTTGATATGCTTAATAAATtacaaacaaattttaatacACACCATAAATATGTTTCTACCAAGTTTACGAAAAGTTTGATTTTATGCAAAAGAAGGTTTTTGCAATTATTAAGTTTACAAATCAAGCAAATCacgaaaaataataataataatgacacATTGTCTGATTCCACAATGCAAATGTGCCAACAGATGGAAGATAAGTTccatttgaaaattatagaACTAGAAAAACAGTTTGATCAAACGCCAGATATTTTTGACTTAGCTATAGAGCATTTAGATTTACAGAACTTGCAAAATATGGAAAGTTGGAATGAGACAGTTGATATGCCTATATTGGAGACATATATTAAATGTATCAGAGAAAGCTTAGGCAACGAAATTTTAACCAACTCTACATTAATCATGGAGGAACTGTTGAAGAATAATGAATTGGTCAACACGTTAACATTTTCCATGAACCTGGATGGAAATCTTGGATCGTACAAAGATGAACAGTTAggtaatattttaacttCGTTAAAGGATATTGACttcatttttgaaaaatttggtGAGAATATATACGATACGTTTACAAGGTATCAGGGTAAAGTTGAAAATAAGGAAGGTAAAAGTTTAAGATGGAGCGATAACGTGGTTGAGTATAGCAATACTACTTTTAGTATTAGTACAAGTGACAAAAGCGATGGAGAAGGGGATGAATCGAATTTAGATATTACAATGCCATCACGCATTGaagaagataataataataatcgaTCAGTCACGACATATGATGATAGTGCTAGTATTGATGAGGTGAACAATAATGAACTAAATACgaatattaatttatcaATGGGAAAGCAGTTGATATCAGACATAACCAGTCTAAATATACTTGGCATGGGAGATACAATTCAAAATACTGGTAGTAATCCAAATAGGTTATCATTAACTGCCAcatcaatattaaaaaaaaaataa
- a CDS encoding nucleobase:cation symporter-2 family protein — protein MDKIISEQFSLDEENSNGDNTAKKSGFFNTSNFKNDFHKIFKKWTTRDGLFGDYDYAFLFTPSFPFHDWFYRRVLKREPRVYDQPFFGLDSDMPIALGFLLGLQHSLAMLAGVITPPLIISSLANFDDEIREYLVSASLIASGILSLVQMTRFHVYKTPYYIGDGLLTVVGTSFATITIVSKAFPMMYATGFCPVDAQTGESLPCPDGYGAMLGTACCCALLEILISFTPPAILQKVSPKIVTGPIILCIAISLIESGFEDWVGGSACVDAAYCPSEGAPMAAHWGAARLIGLGFLVFFAIIMCEKYGSPIMKSCAVIVGLIVGCIVAAACGYFDRSTVTEAPKATFIWVHTFKLTVYGPAVLPFLVVYIVIAQECIGDITATSDVSRQPVEGPLYESRIQGGVLADGLAGVFSGLLTMPPMSTFAQNNGVIALTKTANRNCVGRFCCFFLIIMGIFSQFGAALVAIPKPVLGGMTSFLFTSVAVSGLKIISSIPFTRRDRFILTAALLPGIGACLVPDWFSYFFTYSGKNHALEGFLNAIVLIMESGFAVCGFVSIILNLFIPQELDEELMDDIEIQQSNISVLEGRESNPAELRQVLSGKSLEAYGSHVDENGGYVLTTNDDIINNGTMVGGSSEDGKKETILDNKDGSVHISTSVGTGSS, from the coding sequence ATGGATAAGATTATATCCGAGCAATTTTCTCTAGATGAAGAAAACTCCAATGGCGATAATACAGCCAAAAAAAGTGGATTTTTCAATACAAGtaactttaaaaatgaCTTTCACaagattttcaaaaaatggACTACCAGGGATGGTTTATTTGGTGATTATGATTATGCATTTTTATTCACACCTAGCTTCCCTTTTCATGATTGGTTTTATAGACGCGTTTTGAAACGCGAACCAAGAGTTTACGATCAACCTTTTTTCGGATTAGATAGTGATATGCCAATTGCCTTGGGGTTTCTATTGGGTTTGCAACATTCTTTAGCTATGTTAGCTGGTGTTATTACTCCACCCTTAATTATCTCTTCGTTGGCTAATTTCGATGATGAAATTAGAGAATATTTGGTTAGTGCTTCATTAATTGCTTCTGGTATATTATCTTTGGTTCAAATGACAAGGTTTCATGTATATAAGACACCCTATTATATAGGAGATGGTTTATTGACAGTTGTTGGTACTAGTTTTGCCACTATTACGATTGTTTCCAAAGCATTTCCTATGATGTATGCTACTGGTTTTTGTCCGGTTGATGCTCAAACAGGTGAGAGTTTACCTTGTCCTGATGGGTATGGTGCCATGTTAGGTACTGCTTGTTGTTGTGCTTTATTGGAAATATTGATTAGTTTTACTCCGCCCGCCATATTACAAAAAGTGTCCCCTAAAATTGTTACTGGTCCTATTATTTTGTGTATCGCTATCAGTCTAATCGAATCTGGATTCGAAGATTGGGTTGGTGGTAGTGCTTGTGTTGACGCTGCATATTGTCCTAGCGAAGGTGCTCCAATGGCGGCCCACTGGGGTGCTGCCAGGCTAATTGGGTTGGggtttttagttttttttgctattattatgtgTGAGAAATATGGTTCCCCAATTATGAAATCTTGTGCTGTCATTGTTGGATTAATTGTGGGCTGTATTGTTGCAGCTGCATGTGGCTATTTTGATAGATCTACTGTTACTGAGGCCCCAAAGGCTACATTTATCTGGGTTCatacttttaaattaacGGTTTACGGTCCTGCGGTTTTGCCGTTTTTGGTTGtttatattgttattgcaCAAGAATGTATTGGTGATATTACCGCAACTTCTGATGTTTCCAGACAACCTGTTGAAGGACCTTTGTATGAAAGTAGAATCCAAGGTGGTGTCTTGGCTGATGGTTTGGCTGGTGTTTTTAGTGGGTTGCTTACTATGCCTCCAATGTCCACATTTGCTCAGAATAACGGTGTTATTGCACTAACCAAAACTGCTAATAGAAATTGTGTTGGTagattttgttgtttttttttgattattatgGGTATTTTCAGTCAATTTGGAGCAGCTTTAGTTGCTATTCCAAAACCTGTCTTGGGTGGTATGACATCGTTTTTATTCACAAGTGTTGCTGTTTCCGgtttgaaaattatatcTTCTATTCCATTTACTAGAAGAGatagatttattttaacaGCTGCGCTATTGCCAGGTATTGGTGCCTGTTTAGTTCCTGATTGGTTcagttattttttcacttATTCTGGTAAAAATCATGCTCTTGAAGGGTTTTTAAATGCCATTGTTTTGATTATGGAATCCGGTTTTGCTGTCTGTGGGTTTGTTAGTATAATTctaaatttgtttattcCACAAGAATTAGATGAAGAATTAATGGATGATATTGAAATTCAACAGTCAAACATCAGTGTTTTGGAAGGACGTGAATCTAATCCTGCTGAATTAAGACAAGTTTTAAGTGGTAAGTCTTTGGAGGCATATGGTAGTCATGTAGATGAAAATGGTGGTTATGTTCTTACTACCaatgatgatattattaataatggaaCTATGGTTGGTGGTAGCAGTGAAGATGGTAAGAAAGAAACAATACTAGACAATAAGGATGGCAGTGTTCATATTTCTACTTCTGTAGGCACAGGTAGTTCATGA
- the EDC1 gene encoding Edc1p (similar to Saccharomyces cerevisiae YER035W | EDC2 | Enhancer of mRNA DeCapping (paralog of YGL222C | EDC1)), with product MSTDTMYFNSSRLLRTNSKNNTPDIKTKSYSPVHNITSTNNINVDNINNNNNNNNKDYYRRRKNNKTNSTGKDNKFSRTNKNVMIPRIQLLPNGEKPNFGGNNANNHANKCGVASVAFHSNSNENGNDKTSQNYHSSKKGSFKQQQRHGSSDNEDVTKKVKEVLNLKGNNEGLEVIEGKKQSKTNKKSKKTACAKEETTTAAATKKNKITTNKKNKSVSSGNRKGSLSSSPSLSSSELDEKLDLKPASEVNAASAAPIALESPAISNALVVPQQHTPVMLPLNANNVVSPIAYPHPHFSNFGVPPMFQQMQQQMQQQMPNFMYYTDMNNAPVFQPSPNGIFMNNNGVSINTPPMFTSISGNILGPQSQPPTSSSSTSSTTSSMFINSSTNTSTSTLKHKQTTTGHNQSQNGVQYAGASFASNVPTISKLPKPSFLTS from the coding sequence atgtCCACAGATACTATGTATTTTAACAGTTCGAGATTGTTAAGAACAAATAGCAAAAACAATACACCtgatataaaaacaaagagCTATTCGCCTGTCCACAATATTACatctactaataatattaacgttgacaatataaataataataataataataataataaggaTTATtatagaagaagaaaaaataacaaaactaATAGCACGGGAAAGGATAACAAATTCAGCAGAACCAACAAGAATGTTATGATACCCAGAATACAACTATTGCCAAACGGAGAAAAACCAAATTTTGGTGGTAACAATGCTAATAATCATGCAAATAAATGTGGCGTTGCATCTGTTGCATTCCATTCTAATAGCAATGAAAATGGAAACGATAAGACAAGTCAAAATTATCATTCAAGCAAAAAGGGATCCTTCAAACAGCAGCAGAGGCATGGTAGCAGTGATAATGAAGATGTAACTAAGAAAGTGAAAGAAGTATTGAACTTAAAGGGCAATAATGAAGGCTTAGAAGTAATAGAGGGGAAAAAGCAATCGAaaaccaacaaaaaaagcaaaaaaactGCTTGTGCTAAGGAagaaacaacaacagccgCTGCAACTAAGAAGAACAAGATAAccacaaataaaaagaataagtCTGTCTCAAGCGGTAATAGGAAGGGATCCTTGTCTTCATCGCCTTCTTTATCTTCTTCTGAACTCGATGAAAAACTTGACCTAAAACCTGCCTCAGAAGTGAATGCTGCATCAGCTGCACCAATAGCCTTAGAAAGTCCTGCTATATCTAATGCCTTGGTTGTCCCTCAGCAACATACTCCAGTTATGTTGCCTCTGAATGCTAATAATGTAGTTTCACCTATTGCTTATCCTCATCCtcatttttctaattttggAGTACCTCCTATGTTTCAACAGATGCAACAGCAGATGCAACAGCAGATGCCTAATTTTATGTATTATACAGACATGAATAATGCCCCTGTTTTTCAGCCATCCCCAAACGGAATTTTTATGAACAATAACGGCGTCAGCATCAATACTCCGCCCATGTTTACTTCAATTAGTGGTAATATACTAGGACCACAATCACAACCACCAACATCAAGTTCTTCTACTTCGAGTACTACCAGCTCTATGTTTATTAATTCGAGTACAAATACGAGCACTTCTACGTTAAAACATAAGCAAACGACAACTGGACACAATCAAAGCCAGAATGGTGTACAATATGCTGGTGCTTCGTTTGCTTCCAATGTCCCTACTATTAGTAAATTGCCAAAACCTAGCTTTTTAACAAGTTAA
- the MDM34 gene encoding ERMES complex subunit MDM34 (similar to Saccharomyces cerevisiae YGL219C | MDM34 | Mitochondrial Distribution and Morphology) — MSFKFNNEIFENKDFNKIIKEKLNKAYQTKRNNTNSSSTNGTNSGSNILKNGITVTNVDFPTPPSLEILDLALVPKSVLKGIAKVLLSNATIEISTTIEANLLLLYTNNSTPDFISPDIVCNDSFTVPINMTFSNIHLEAISNISMDRSGNSGSQGTGLGVSFNDVNLDFDFYCSIKLLQSSIERRLKQAMDSVFKDVLPSVIFNSTMKLFSKKNGITGKKNKRSIINGSNNSDNISAAVTLINSFELEDLSPVTLLKLSTMVSSRNSLSLLPSKKAQVGCLERPNLYKYIMLNKNNSQHLSTCFGKNSTTADSSRTDNLLPNNIDLSVENIIKIADLQTSIYKRAGKRHNNKVRRRKIVLKHDTNNTTNATSPHPVLPSKELLGNKLSVTPTPILKTPIKIKDFKNMVGITGGNTPASPSVNIGSSNNNIREVSLEIDEYYDDNEHTISSNNNDGYGTNNNLLFTLDEDNAFDTCYFDANYIGDGKHTCKANNNLYHTKNNILSNPFTRQHYSFVGIPTITTATTTTTTNNNNNNNNDYIPDEKSGKIDNETGILRTEKIFVGNTNVNQQHHPPPPYTK, encoded by the coding sequence atgtcctttaaatttaataacgaaatctttgaaaacaaagattttaataaaataattaaagaaaaactaaataaGGCGTatcaaacaaaaaggaaTAACACTAATTCTAGCAGCACTAATGGCACTAATAGCGGCAGCaacattttgaaaaatggcATAACAGTGACTAATGTTGATTTTCCAACACCCCCTTCACTAGAAATATTAGATTTAGCTCTTGTACCTAAATCTGTATTAAAAGGAATAGCTAAAGTTTTATTGAGTAATGCCACCATCGAGATATCTACCACCATTGAAGCcaatttattactattatatactaataatagtacTCCCGATTTTATTTCTCCAGATATAGTATGCAATGATTCCTTTACCGTCCCTATAAACATGACTTTTAGCAATATACATTTAGAAGCAATAAGTAATATATCTATGGATCGTAGTGGTAATAGTGGGTCTCAAGGTACAGGTTTAGGCGTTTCCTTTAATGATGTCAATTtagattttgatttttacTGTAGTATTAAACTGTTACAATCTTCTATTGAAAGAAGATTGAAGCAGGCCATGGATAGTGTATTTAAAGATGTCTTGCCCTccgttatttttaattcaacaATGAAACTTTTTTCGAAGAAGAATGGTATTACTgggaagaaaaataaacgcTCCATTATTAACGGCTCCAACAATTCAGATAACATTAGTGCTGCCGTTACACTTATAAATTCTTTTGAATTGGAGGATTTGAGTCCAGTCactttattgaaattaagCACTATGGTATCTTCCAGAAATTCCTTATCTTTGTTACCTTCCAAGAAGGCCCAAGTTGGATGTTTGGAAAGAccaaatttatataaatacattatgttgaataaaaataattcccAACATTTGTCAACGTGCTTTGGGAAAAATAGTACCACGGCAGACAGTAGTAGGACAGATAACTTGTTGCCCAATAATATCGATCTAAgtgttgaaaatattataaagataGCCGATCTACAAACATCCATTTATAAAAGAGCAGGCAAAAgacataataataaagtaagaagaagaaaaattgtattaaaGCATGATACTAATAACACTACTAATGCTACTAGTCCTCATCCTGTGCTTCCATCTAAGGAACTATTGGGCAATAAATTGTCAGTAACACCCACTCCTATATTGAAAACaccaattaaaattaaagattttaaGAATATGGTGGGAATAACTGGTGGGAATACTCCTGCTTCGCCTAGTGTAAACATTGGCagtagtaacaataatataagAGAAGTTTCTTTGGAAATAGATGAGTATTACGATGATAATGAACATACTATttcatcaaataataatgatggtTATGGaacaaataacaatttGTTGTTTACATTGGACGAAGACAATGCTTTTGATACATGTTATTTCGATGCGAATTATATTGGTGATGGCAAACATACTTGTAAggcaaataataatttatatcatactaagaataatattttatccaaTCCATTTACAAGACAACATTATTCATTTGTGGGTATACCAACTATAACAACTGcaactactactactactactaataataataataataataataatgactaTATACCCGATGAAAAGAGCGGTAAAATTGATAACGAAACAGGCATATTGAGAAcggaaaaaatatttgttggAAACACAAACGTTAATCAACAACACCACCCACCGCCCCCATACACAAAGTAA
- a CDS encoding uncharacterized protein (similar to Saccharomyces cerevisiae YER034W | protein of unknown function) has product MEYSLKAENRKKFKDKQKLKRKHATPSDLKYHKINTTDAAGRNKIIIKNKNNDEDNKENKVEETEKEVSQLQDDNECNNIAKNDILLEQVEDDVIDDELRKKLKEIALEKSVNDNTNDADRISKLILTKDKLTYKDFDKMNVTQLNQVLAKNKGVDVGNVSDTITSSGLQSSKIPEPIITDEAVVPNGVSIDKENNSMLPNTLLDDQSFLDSIL; this is encoded by the coding sequence ATGGAATATTCGTTAAAGGctgaaaatagaaaaaaatttaaagacaaacaaaaattaaaaagaaaacacgCTACACCAAGTGATTTAAAATACCACAAGATCAATACTACTGATGCTGCTGGTCGTAataagattattataaaaaataaaaacaatgatgAGGATAATAAAGAGAATAAAGTAGAAGAAACAGAAAAGGAAGTATCACAGTTGCAAGATGATAATGAATGTAATAATATAGCAAAGAATGATATACTATTAGAACAAGTAGAAGACGATGTAATAGATGACGAATTGAGGAAAAAGTTGAAAGAAATTGCGTTAGAGAAATCAGTTAATGATAATACGAATGATGCTGACAGGATTAGTAAGTTAATATTGACTAAAGATAAATTAACATACAAAGATTTTGACAAAATGAATGTTACACAATTAAATCAGGTTTTAGCAAAAAATAAGGGAGTCGATGTTGGTAATGTTTCTGATACTATTACCTCTAGCGGATTGCAGAGTAGTAAGATTCCTGAACCTATTATAACGGATGAGGCTGTTGTGCCGAATGGTGTGTCAATTGATAAAGAGAATAATAGTATGCTACCAAATACCTTACTGGATGATCAATCTTTCTTGGATAGTATACTTTAA
- the BOL2 gene encoding Bol2p (similar to Saccharomyces cerevisiae YGL220W | BOL2 | BolA-like protein) produces MSEQKNIITPELLKSKIEQSLSGNFHEVLVSDMSNGCGQNFEVVVVSDFFLNKNKLVRCRFVNKALAQEISEIHAFSCKCFTIKEWEKIVI; encoded by the coding sequence ATGtctgaacaaaaaaatataattacaCCTGAATTATTAAAGTCCAAAATAGAACAAAGTTTGTCGGGAAATTTTCATGAGGTTCTGGTTAGTGATATGAGTAACGGTTGCGGACAAAATTTCGAGGTTGTTGTAGTtagtgatttttttttaaataaaaataaattggtcaGGTGTAGATTTGTGAACAAAGCGCTAGCACAAGAAATTAGTGAAATACATGCTTTTAGTTGCAAATGTTTTACTATAAAAGAATGGGagaaaatagtaatataa
- the NIF3 gene encoding uncharacterized protein (similar to Saccharomyces cerevisiae YGL221C | NIF3 | Ngg1p-Interacting Factor) produces MPKQPLTTTELNKIVKVIQSLYPIKYADSKWDNTGLLIDTSVPSPTSAASENNDICNPSFKVLLTNDLTSKVCDEAISRNCNLILAYHPFIFPSWKNISPNNNPQHKSCIKLIQKNISVYCPHTSVDAVPYGVNDWLCNSLVGVSAANIDDAVISRTQVIEPIDGNAPATHGYGRIVELVSSLPLNEIIGNIKSVLKIKHVQVAVPTNDNFLVKRIALCAGSGSGVFRSISKREMDNIDLIYTGELSHHEILKFKEMGKAVVLCNHSNTERQYIKDIMTGLLSKELNKQNNGTDKETLNVSWIVSETDEDPLVVV; encoded by the coding sequence ATGCCTAAACAACCACTAACCACAACTgaactaaataaaatagtaaAGGTTATCCAATCTTTATATCCCATCAAATATGCTGACTCAAAATGGGACAATACAGGTTTATTGATAGATACAAGCGTGCCAAGTCCCACAAGTGCTGCTTctgaaaataatgacaTCTGTAACCCTTCTttcaaagttttattaacGAACGATTTAACCAGCAAAGTGTGTGATGAAGCAATTTCAAGGAAttgtaatttaattttagcaTACCATCCGTTTATTTTCCCCAGttggaaaaatataagtCCAAACAACAATCCACAACATAAAAGCTGCATTAAATtgattcaaaaaaatattagtgTTTACTGTCCACATACAAGCGTCGATGCTGTTCCATATGGGGTTAATGATTGGTTGTGCAACAGTTTAGTGGGTGTAAGCGCAGCCAATATCGATGATGCTGTCATTTCTAGGACTCAAGTCATTGAACCTATTGATGGAAATGCACCAGCTACACATGGGTATGGTAGAATTGTTGAATTGGTATCATCTTTGCCATTGAATGAAATAATTGGTAACATTAAAagtgttttaaaaattaaacatgTCCAAGTGGCTGTTCCAactaatgataattttCTGGTAAAGAGAATCGCATTGTGTGCAGGCAGTGGATCTGGTGTTTTCAGGTCAATTTCCAAGCGTGAAATGGATAACATTGATTTGATTTACACTGGTGAATTGTCGCATCAcgaaattttaaaatttaaagagATGGGTAAAGCTGTGGTTTTGTGCAATCATTCCAACACCGAGAGACAATACATTAAGGATATAATGACTGGTTTGCTATCCAAggaattaaataaacagAATAATGGTACTGATAAAGAAACGTTGAATGTCTCGTGGATCGTTAGTGAAACAGATGAAGATCCGTTAGTTGttgtataa